From the genome of Streptomyces sp. NBC_00659, one region includes:
- the polA gene encoding DNA polymerase I gives MAETASKQTEKTAGTGRPRLMLMDGHSLAYRAFFALPAENFTTATGQPTNAIYGFASMLANTLRDESPTHFAVAFDVSRKTWRSEEFTEYKANRSKTPDEFKGQVELIGEVLDAMHAQRFAVDGFEADDIIATLATQAEAEGFEVLIVTGDRDSFQLVSEHTTVLYPTKGVSELTRFTPEKVVEKYGLTPAQYPDFAALRGDPSDNLPGIPGVGEKTAAKWINQFGSFAELVERVDEVKGKVGQNLRDHLEAVKLNRRLTEMVKDVELPRTVADLERAPYDRTAVAMVLDTLEIRNPSLRERLFAVDPGGAEAEEARPAAEGVEIDGAVLGAGELVPWLAEHGTGVLGVSTVDSWALGSGSVAEVALAAGAGPAVWFDPSRLDEADENAFAAWLADSGRHKVMHNAKGAMRVFAEHGWSIEGVTMDTALAAYLVKPGRRSFALDALSLEYLGRELGPAAAADGQLAFGADEQAEADALMAQARTILDLGEAFGEKLQEVGAADLLRDMELPTSSLLARLERHGITADRAHLEAMEQMFAGAVQQAVKEAHAAAGHEFNLGSPKQLQEVLFGELALPKTKKTKTGYTTDADALAWLATQTENELPVIMLRHREQAKLRVTVEGLIKSIAADGRIHTTYNQTVAATGRLSSTDPNLQNIPVRTDEGRAIRRGFVVGEGFECLMTADYSQIELRVMAHLSEDEGLLEAFTSGEDLHTTVASQVFSVERSAVDAEMRRKIKAMSYGLAYGLSAFGLSQQLNIEAGEARALMDTYFERFGGVRDYLRRAVDEARATGYTATLFGRRRYLPDLNSDNRQRREAAERMALNAPIQGTAADIVKIAMLNVDRALREAKLDSRMLLQVHDEIVLEIAPGERERTEELLRHEMASAVRLDVPLDVSVGAGRDWESAAH, from the coding sequence GTGGCAGAGACAGCATCGAAGCAGACCGAGAAAACCGCAGGTACGGGCCGCCCGCGCCTGATGCTCATGGATGGGCACTCGCTGGCCTACCGCGCGTTCTTCGCGCTGCCCGCGGAGAACTTCACCACCGCGACGGGCCAGCCGACGAACGCCATCTATGGTTTCGCGTCGATGCTGGCGAACACGCTGCGCGACGAGTCGCCCACGCACTTCGCGGTGGCGTTCGACGTCTCGCGCAAGACGTGGCGTTCCGAGGAGTTCACCGAGTACAAGGCGAACAGGTCGAAGACCCCGGACGAGTTCAAGGGCCAGGTCGAGCTGATCGGCGAGGTGCTGGACGCGATGCACGCGCAGCGGTTCGCGGTGGACGGCTTCGAGGCCGACGACATCATCGCGACGCTCGCCACCCAGGCCGAGGCCGAGGGCTTCGAGGTGCTGATCGTCACGGGTGACCGGGACTCCTTCCAGCTGGTCTCGGAGCACACGACGGTGCTGTATCCGACGAAGGGTGTCTCCGAGCTGACCCGGTTCACTCCGGAGAAGGTCGTCGAGAAGTACGGGCTGACGCCGGCGCAGTACCCGGATTTCGCGGCGCTGCGCGGTGACCCGTCGGACAACCTGCCGGGCATTCCCGGGGTCGGCGAGAAGACGGCCGCGAAGTGGATCAACCAGTTCGGTTCGTTCGCGGAGCTGGTCGAGCGGGTCGACGAGGTCAAGGGCAAGGTCGGGCAGAACCTGCGTGACCACCTGGAGGCGGTGAAGCTCAACCGCCGTCTCACGGAGATGGTCAAGGACGTCGAGCTGCCGCGGACGGTGGCGGACCTGGAGCGGGCCCCGTACGACCGTACGGCTGTGGCGATGGTCCTGGACACGCTGGAGATCCGTAACCCCTCGCTACGTGAGCGGCTGTTCGCCGTGGACCCGGGGGGCGCGGAGGCCGAGGAGGCGCGGCCGGCCGCCGAGGGTGTCGAGATCGACGGGGCGGTGCTGGGGGCGGGCGAGCTGGTGCCGTGGCTCGCCGAGCACGGCACCGGGGTGCTGGGTGTGTCGACGGTCGACTCGTGGGCGCTGGGCTCGGGGTCGGTCGCCGAGGTGGCGCTCGCGGCGGGTGCGGGGCCGGCGGTCTGGTTCGACCCGTCCCGGCTGGACGAGGCCGACGAGAACGCGTTCGCCGCGTGGCTCGCCGACTCCGGCCGGCACAAGGTGATGCACAACGCCAAGGGTGCGATGCGGGTCTTCGCCGAGCACGGCTGGAGCATCGAGGGTGTGACCATGGACACGGCGCTCGCGGCCTATCTGGTCAAGCCGGGCCGTCGTTCCTTCGCGCTGGACGCGCTCTCCCTGGAGTATCTGGGCCGGGAGCTCGGGCCCGCCGCCGCGGCCGACGGACAGCTCGCGTTCGGTGCGGACGAGCAGGCCGAGGCCGACGCACTGATGGCACAGGCCCGGACGATCCTCGATCTGGGGGAGGCGTTCGGGGAGAAGCTCCAGGAGGTCGGCGCGGCGGATCTGCTGCGGGACATGGAGCTGCCCACGTCCAGCCTGCTGGCGCGGCTGGAGCGGCACGGCATCACGGCGGACCGGGCGCATCTGGAGGCCATGGAGCAGATGTTCGCCGGCGCGGTGCAGCAGGCGGTGAAGGAGGCGCACGCGGCCGCCGGGCACGAGTTCAACCTCGGTTCGCCCAAGCAGCTCCAGGAAGTCCTCTTCGGTGAACTGGCCCTGCCGAAGACGAAGAAGACGAAGACGGGTTACACGACGGACGCGGACGCGTTGGCCTGGCTGGCGACGCAGACCGAGAACGAACTGCCCGTGATCATGCTCCGTCACCGTGAGCAGGCCAAGCTGCGTGTCACCGTCGAGGGCCTGATCAAGTCGATCGCCGCGGACGGCCGTATCCACACCACGTACAACCAGACGGTCGCGGCGACCGGCCGGCTGTCGTCGACCGATCCGAACCTGCAGAACATCCCGGTGCGCACGGACGAGGGCCGTGCGATCCGCCGCGGCTTCGTGGTCGGTGAGGGCTTCGAGTGCCTCATGACCGCGGACTACAGCCAGATCGAACTGCGGGTGATGGCCCATCTGTCCGAGGACGAGGGGCTGCTGGAGGCGTTCACCTCCGGTGAGGACCTGCACACCACCGTCGCCTCCCAGGTGTTCTCGGTGGAGCGGTCCGCGGTCGACGCCGAGATGCGCCGCAAGATCAAGGCGATGTCGTACGGCCTCGCGTACGGGCTGTCGGCCTTCGGTCTGTCGCAGCAGCTGAACATCGAGGCGGGCGAGGCCCGTGCGCTGATGGACACGTACTTCGAGCGCTTCGGCGGGGTGCGGGACTATCTGCGCCGGGCGGTCGACGAGGCCCGGGCCACGGGTTACACCGCGACGCTCTTCGGGCGCCGCCGCTATCTGCCCGATCTCAACAGCGACAACCGCCAGCGCCGTGAGGCGGCCGAGCGGATGGCCCTGAACGCGCCCATCCAGGGCACGGCGGCCGACATCGTGAAGATCGCGATGCTGAACGTGGACCGGGCGCTGCGCGAGGCGAAGCTCGACTCCCGCATGCTGCTTCAGGTCCATGACGAAATCGTCCTGGAGATCGCTCCCGGTGAGCGTGAGCGGACCGAGGAACTGCTGCGTCACGAGATGGCGTCCGCGGTCCGGCTCGATGTCCCGCTGGACGTCTCCGTAGGCGCGGGCCGGGACTGGGAGTCGGCGGCGCACTAG
- a CDS encoding FdhF/YdeP family oxidoreductase, which yields MASKPPKSDPVQDAPQVAGPKHAAAGLPAIGHTLRIAQQQMGVRRTALTLLRVNQKDGFDCPGCAWPEPEHRHTAEFCENGAKAVAEEATLRRVTPDFFAAHPVSDLAGRSGYWLGQQGRLTHPMYLPEGADHYEPIAWERAFDIVAEELAALGSPDEALFYTSGRTSNEAAFLYQLFARQLGTNNLPDCSNMCHESSGSALNETIGIGKGSVLLDDLYRADLIIVAGQNPGTNHPRMLSALEKAKANGAKIITVNPLPEAGMERFKNPQTPQGMVKGAALTDLFLQIRLGGDQALFRLLNKLILDTEGALDDTFIAEHTHGFEEFAQAARAADWDRTLTATGLTRESIDEALKMVLASQRTIVCWAMGLTQHKHSVPTIREVVNFLLLRGNIGRPGAGVCPVRGHSNVQGDRTMGIFERPAPAFLDALEKEFGFKPPREHGYDVVRAIRALRDGDAKVFFAMGGNFVSASPDTDVTEAAMRRARLTVHVSTKLNRSHVVTGARALILPTLGRTERDLQGSGEQFVTVEDSMGMVHASRGRLEPASPHLLSEPAIVARLARRVLGEAGTTPWEEFEKDYATIRDRIARVIPGFQDFNARVADPAGFALPHAPRDERRFPTATGKANFTAAPVEHPELPEGRLLLQTLRSHDQYNTTIYGLDDRYRGIKNGRRVVLVNPDDARELKITDGSYVDLVGEWKDGVERRAPGFRVVHYPTARGCAAAYYPETNVLVPLDSTADTSNTPASKSVVVRLEQSTAD from the coding sequence ATGGCCAGCAAGCCGCCGAAAAGCGATCCGGTCCAGGACGCGCCGCAGGTAGCCGGACCGAAGCACGCCGCGGCCGGACTCCCCGCCATCGGACACACCCTGCGCATCGCCCAGCAGCAGATGGGCGTGCGCCGCACCGCCCTCACCCTCCTGCGCGTCAACCAGAAGGACGGCTTCGACTGCCCGGGCTGTGCCTGGCCCGAACCCGAGCACCGGCACACCGCGGAGTTCTGCGAGAACGGCGCCAAAGCCGTCGCCGAGGAAGCCACCCTGCGCCGGGTCACCCCCGACTTCTTCGCCGCGCACCCCGTCTCCGACCTCGCCGGCCGCAGCGGCTACTGGCTCGGCCAGCAGGGCCGCCTCACCCACCCCATGTACCTGCCCGAGGGCGCCGACCACTACGAGCCCATCGCCTGGGAACGCGCCTTCGACATCGTCGCCGAGGAACTGGCCGCGCTCGGCTCCCCCGACGAAGCCCTCTTCTACACCTCGGGCCGCACCAGCAACGAGGCCGCCTTCCTGTACCAGCTCTTCGCCCGCCAGCTCGGCACGAACAACCTGCCGGACTGCTCGAACATGTGCCACGAGTCGTCCGGCTCGGCCCTCAACGAGACCATAGGCATCGGCAAGGGCAGCGTCCTGCTCGACGACCTCTACCGAGCCGACCTGATCATCGTCGCCGGCCAGAACCCCGGCACGAACCACCCGCGCATGCTCTCCGCCCTGGAGAAGGCCAAGGCCAACGGCGCGAAGATCATCACCGTCAACCCGCTGCCCGAAGCGGGCATGGAACGCTTCAAGAACCCGCAGACCCCCCAGGGCATGGTCAAGGGCGCAGCGCTCACCGACCTCTTCCTCCAGATCCGCCTCGGCGGCGACCAGGCCCTCTTCCGCCTGCTGAACAAGCTGATCCTCGACACCGAGGGCGCCCTCGACGACACCTTCATCGCCGAACACACCCACGGATTCGAGGAATTCGCCCAGGCCGCCCGCGCCGCCGACTGGGACCGGACCCTCACCGCCACCGGCCTCACCCGCGAGAGCATCGACGAGGCTCTGAAGATGGTCCTCGCCTCACAGCGCACCATCGTGTGCTGGGCGATGGGCCTCACCCAGCACAAGCACTCCGTCCCCACCATCCGCGAAGTCGTCAACTTCCTGCTCCTGCGCGGCAACATCGGCCGCCCCGGCGCCGGCGTCTGCCCCGTCCGCGGACACTCCAACGTCCAGGGCGACCGCACCATGGGCATCTTCGAACGCCCCGCCCCCGCCTTCCTCGACGCCCTGGAGAAGGAGTTCGGCTTCAAGCCGCCCCGCGAACACGGCTACGACGTCGTACGCGCCATCCGCGCCCTGCGCGACGGCGACGCGAAGGTCTTCTTCGCCATGGGCGGCAACTTCGTCTCCGCCTCCCCCGACACCGACGTCACCGAGGCGGCCATGCGCCGCGCCCGGCTCACCGTCCACGTCTCCACCAAGCTGAACCGCTCGCACGTGGTCACCGGAGCGCGCGCCCTCATCCTGCCCACCCTCGGACGCACCGAACGCGACCTCCAGGGCAGCGGAGAACAGTTCGTGACCGTCGAGGACTCCATGGGCATGGTGCACGCCTCACGCGGCCGCCTGGAGCCCGCGAGCCCCCACCTGCTGTCCGAGCCCGCCATCGTCGCCCGCCTCGCCCGCAGGGTCCTCGGCGAGGCCGGCACCACCCCCTGGGAAGAGTTCGAGAAGGACTACGCGACCATCCGCGACCGCATCGCCCGCGTGATCCCCGGCTTCCAGGACTTCAACGCGCGCGTGGCCGACCCCGCCGGCTTCGCCCTCCCGCACGCCCCGCGCGACGAACGCCGCTTCCCGACGGCCACCGGCAAGGCCAACTTCACCGCCGCACCCGTCGAACACCCCGAACTCCCCGAAGGCCGCCTGCTCCTGCAGACCCTGCGCTCGCACGACCAGTACAACACCACCATCTACGGACTCGACGACCGATACCGGGGCATCAAGAACGGCCGCCGGGTCGTCCTCGTCAACCCCGACGACGCCCGCGAACTGAAGATCACGGACGGCTCGTACGTCGACCTCGTCGGCGAATGGAAGGACGGCGTCGAACGACGCGCCCCCGGCTTCCGCGTCGTGCACTACCCCACCGCCCGCGGCTGCGCCGCCGCCTACTACCCCGAGACCAACGTCCTGGTCCCCCTCGACTCGACCGCCGACACCAGCAACACCCCCGCCAGCAAATCCGTGGTCGTCCGTCTGGAACAATCGACAGCC